The following are encoded together in the Chlorocebus sabaeus isolate Y175 chromosome 20, mChlSab1.0.hap1, whole genome shotgun sequence genome:
- the C20H1orf174 gene encoding UPF0688 protein C1orf174 homolog — translation MRSRKLTGAVRSSARLKARSCSAAGLASAQEAAGSTSAKTACLTSSSHKATDRRTSKKFKCDKGHLVKSELQKLVPKNDSASLPKVTPEAPCKNEFAESSALLPGSEAGISVQRGAAGLPLGGCRVVSDSRLAKTKDGLSVPKHSAGSGAEESNSSSTVQKENEPGLETEDVQKPPLQMDNSIFLDDDSNQPMPVSRFFGNVELMQDLPPASSSCPSMSRREFRKMHFRAKDDDDDDDDAEM, via the exons CTCACAGGTGCAGTGCGGTCTTCGGCGCGCTTGAAAGCACGAAGTTGTTCAGCAGCCGGGTTGGCCTCTGCCCAGGAAGCCGCTGGTTCCACGTCTGCCAAGACAGCATGTCTG acTTCCTCATCCCACAAAGCCACAGACAGGCGAACGTCCAAGAAGTTCAAATGTGACAAAGGTCATCTTGTGAAGTCAGAATTACAGAAGCTTGTCCCTAAGAATGACAGCGCTTCTTTGCCAAAAGTGACACCTGAGGCCCCTTGTAAAAATGAGTTTGCTGAAAGCAGTGCCTTGCTTCCAGGCAGCGAGGCCGGCATTTCCGTGCAGCGGGGGGCTGCAGGTCTTCCCCTCGGTGGCTGCAGAGTTGTGAGTGACTCTCGCTTAGCAAAGACTAAAGACGGCCTGTCCGTGCCGAAGCACAGTGCCGGGTCAGGAGCAGAAGAATCCAATAGCAGCTCCACTGTGCAGAAGGAGAATGAGCCAGGGCTAGAGACAGAGGACGTGCAGAAGCCACCACTTCAGATGGACAACAGTATCTTTCTGGATGACGACAGCAATCAGCCAATGCCTGTGAGCCGGTTCTTTGGAAACGTCGAGCTCATGCAG GACCTCCCACCTGCGTCTTCATCGTGTCCTTCAATGAGCAGACGAGAGTTCAGAAAAATGCATTTCAGAGCCAAAgacgacgatgatgatgatgatgacgcaGAAATGTAG